CCCTGGCCCGAATTGAACTGCAGATCTCCGAATTGAAAAAAATGGTTGAAGACGGGCTGGAAAAGGGACCTGTGGCTCCCAAGCCATCCAGTCTGGTCGAATATCTCGCTTCTCCTGACCGGGAAACCCAGGTAGAAGAAGAGCCAGTCACCGCCGAGCAGGAACAAACGCCTGAGGAACCGGAGACAAGTCCCCCCGCTGACGATTCAACGGCAAGCGGCTGGGAGGCCATGAAAGAAAAACTGCTTTCTGGTCAGGGAGTCGATGTCAACGCAGATCTCGCCAGGAAACAGGCACCTCCGCCCGCCCCTGCTCCACCTCAGGTACCACAGCCAGCAGTCGGGAATGAAGGAACAGAACAATCGGGACGCACACTGGCCAGCTATAAGCCCCCCTTGCCGGAAGCGCCTGCTGAAATCAATTATGATCAGGCATCACAGGCAGAATTGATCGAAGCCGTCACAGAGCGCGATCAATATATCAGTCTGTTAATCAAACGAGTTCGTGAAGCAGAAACGGCCCTCGTTCCGGTCAATTGGGAACAATTGAATAATGCGCCTGAAGACTTGCTGGAACAGTTACAGACGCTGCATCACGATCTGGAACATAATCTGGGCTTAGCCGAGGTCGAAATTTCGATTGAACGCGCCCGACTCTCACGAACGGAATCTATGCTCCAGGGACGCGAAGAAGAAATTCGCAAGAAAGAAAAGAAGCTGGGTCTGAATCTGGAACGCAGCGAAGAGGAAGAAGTGCCTGACGAAAGCCAGTTAAACGAAGATCAGAAAAAACGCTGGCTCGGTTTTCTTAACTAATCGCGGTGCGAGCGATATTGGTCGTTCGCTGCATTCATCTTAAGGAATCTGCTTCCCACGCTGATGCTTCTGGTTTGCAAGACCTGTTTTTTCAGACCAACTCTGCCAGGCCGCTTTCATTTTTGCGACGCGCTCGGGATATTGAGCCGCCAGGTTGTTGGTTTCAGTCCGATCCTGCTCTAGATCATACAGTTCCCAACGGTTGATAGTACGATCAGCGACGAGTTTCCATTTGCCCTGCCTGATTGCCTGATTATTTCGAAGCTCCCAGAACAGGGACTCATGCGGCGTGCGTGTTTCTCCCTTTAAAATCGGCAGAATACTTTTCCCCTCGACTGGAATGATCTTGCGAGACTGAAACGTTTCCGGATAGTTCGTTCCCGCCAGATCGATACAGGTTGGCATCACGTCAATAATATGTGCGGGTTGCTTTGTAAGCGTGTCAGCTTGAATCTTCCCCGGCCAACGGACGATAAAGGGGGTCGAAATGCCCCCTTCATGCATCCAGGTTTTAAACCGGCGAAACGGCGTATTTTGCGGAAAAGCCCAACTGGGACCACATGTGGTGTAATACTCTTTCGGTCCCGGAATCTGTTTGGGATTCGCGCCGCCCGGTTCGCTGGCGTCCGGTCCGTTATCGGACAAAAACATGACGATCGTATTCTCATCCATGCCCGTCTCTTTGAGTGTTGCCATCAGGCGACCGATATTCTGATCCATACAATCAATCATAGCCGCATAGACTTCCATGCGACGTTCCTGCCAGTCACGAGGATACTTGTCCTGTTCCCAGTCTGCCGACTCCTTATCGCGGGCAGGAAGCTTCCACCGGGGATCGACGAGCCCCATTTTCAACTGTCGCTGATGTCGCTCGTTGCGTAACGCTTCCCAGCCTGCGGAATAGCGACCTTTGTATTTTGCAATGTCTTTCGGCTTGGCGTGCAGCGGGTAATGGGGCGCGGTATAGCACAGGTGCAGAAAGAAGGGTTGATCTGTTTTGGAATACGTTTTGATCTGCTGAATGGCATGATCGGTAAACGCATCGGTCGTATAAAAATCATCCGGAAACTCGGTAATGCGCGTCGTATTTTTCGCAAAGAAGCGATACCCGTCTCCGGTAATCCCGCGTTTGTATTTGGGATCACGATAATAAGGATCAAAAAAGTTACAACATCCGTCGAGCAGGCCATAAAAATCTTCAAAGCCGCGATAAACGGGGTGGGTGGAATCGGTTCTTCCCAGATGCCATTTACCGCTGAGGGCAGTCTGATAGCCAGCCTGCTGCAGCACTTCGCCCAGCGTCACCATATTCAGATTGAGGTGCGGCCGGGGATAGCGCGGATAAAGCCCGGTGACGAGTGAAGCACGCGTGGTCCAGCAAACGGCATTGTTATAAAACTGTGTAAACCGGAGGCCTTCCCGAGCCATCTGGTCCAGATGCGGCGTCTGTACTTCGCCACCATAGCAGCCGATATCAGACCAGCCCATGTCATCGCACATGATCAGAATGATATTGGGACGAGGTGCTTTCTTTTCAGGTTCTGCGTAACTGGTACCCCGAATTGATACCAGAGCGAGCAGACAGAATAAAATACAGGCGCTATGACGAAGCAAAGTCGAAACCATTTTTCACGTTCCCTGAAGTAACTCAAGATGCGTATCAGAAAGCAAGACTCTACTATAAACGTCTGCACAACGTGATGTCAGCCTCTCAGAGAGAAATCTGAAAAATCGGTTTCCAGATCGAAAATACAGGAGAACAGTAGGGAAACTGCACCGCAGGAAGCAGCGCGCCGGGCTAAATTGATGGGGGAATCAAGAACGGCCATCGCTAATTTGTGATGGCTCTAAACGGGAGATGATTGCGCCAAAGCTGCTTTTAGACAGATATCAATTGACTTTTTTGCGCATCCCACTGTAGACTAAATTAATACATCAGTTCATTAATATACTATTGTATTAATTTCACACAATCACATCGTTTCACTCTGATTGCATGTATTGAAACATTAAAAAATCAGCCACTCTTATGTTCTGATATATCGACCAACAAATAAACATATATTGATATTTCTGGAAATCGATTCGTTATTTTCTGGTAAATATTTTTCTGCTGATACTGACTTTTCTCATAAATACATTTCAAAGGAAAAGGAACATGTACTTGAAGCATTTACAGAGACGTGGATTCACGCTGATTGAATTACTGGTTGTGATTGCGATCATTGCCATTCTGATTGCCCTGCTGTTACCGGCCGTCCAGCAGGCACGCGAAGCAGCCCGACGTTCGACCTGCAAGAACAATTTGAAGCAGATCGGGCTGGGTCTGCATAACTACAATGAAACCCATACCGTGTTTCCTTTTTCGACCGTGTGCCGCGTGAACGCTGCTTCGACTGCTCCTGCAGCGACCTCCAATACGCGACAGGGCTGGTTTCACATGCTGCTGCCATTCGTCGATCAGGCCCCGCTCTACAATACCATTACGCCACGCATTCAAGGGAACCAGTTTCCTGGTGGCTGGCCTGAAGCAACAACACGCGTGCCCCTCTTCAGCTGTCCCTCTGATCCCAAAGCCGGCAAAATCTCACAGCAAGGTTTTCATGGCAACTATCTGCTCTGTTCCGGATCGACTGCTCAGGGCACAACAAGTAACCCCACCTATCCCAAGTTAAACGGGATGTTCTATAATATTTCAAGTACACGTATTCGTGATGTGGTAGACGGTACCTCAAATACCATTATGGGGAGCGAAATCAATATTGCCGAAGATTCGATTTCAGCACAGGGTGCCGGTAACGTCGTCTGTGGTGGCACCCATGACCTGCGCGGACGTTATCATAACAGCTATCACAACGGGGGGCTGACCTTTACCACTATCCGTCCCCCCAATACCCCCACTGGTGATCTGGCCCAATACTGCAACGGGACCGAAGACGCACCCTGCCGCGCGTGTGGGAGTGAAAACAATGAAATTCATGCACGCAGCCGTCATGAAGGAGGCGTGCACGTTCTGTTGGCCGACGGGGCTGTTCGCTTTGTCTCCGAGAATATCGATACAAACACCTTCCAGCATCTGGGAACACGCGAAGGAAAAGAAACCATCGGAGAATTTTAAACTCGTTCCCATTTCAGAATTGCCTGTGGTCCCGTCCTGACTGGTCTACAGGCAATTTCTGTTTCACAACTTGAGTCTGCATCAATTAACGCAGTTGGAGGTGCACTCGCCTCGCTGATCAAAGGAGAGAACATGAGAGGTTATACTTATCGATTACAACTTGTCTGTTTCGCGGCTTCGCTGCTGTGTGTTACAGGCTGCGGGGGTAGCTCAGATGCGCCCACGACCGTGAAAGTGGAAGGAACCGTCACCTTTGATGGAGAACCACTTTCTGAAGGCAGCATCGTCTTCGACCCGGCGGACGGGAAAGGAGGCTCTTCTGCAGGCGGCATTGAGAACGGGAAATTCATGTTTGACAGCCAGCTTGGTCAGAAAAAAGTCCTGATTTCCGCCTCTCGTGATACCGGTAAAAAAGACCAGTACGACGAACCGATCACCGAATCCTACATCCCCGCTCAATACAACTCGCAAACAACACTCACCGCCGATGTCAAAGCCGACGGCGAAAACAAATACACGTTTGAATTGAAGTCGAAATAAAAACCGAAGCAACAATCGGCCCCTTTACTTCTGTAATCGGGGCCGTTTTTATTGAAACAGTAACGCTTTGAAATTTGCTGATTCAAGCCTGCCAGCAGGTGATGCAGTACTTCTGGAGTTCGAGGAACGATTCTTTGATACCATTCACCAGTTGCTCTGCTGTCTCGGCATCGGGAAGTTCATTTCCAATAATCACGTCACAGTTAAAGGGAACCAGTAACGCTTCGCCACGGGGTAATGCGCGGCCCAGTCCGTGCATCATCACCGGTGTCACCCGGGTATCGGTCCGGTCGTGTACGATATGGTAGATGCCGCGTTTGAGTTCACTCAGTTCTTCCGGATTACCGCGACTCCCTTCCGGAAACAGTATCAGAATCTCTCCCTGGTCCAGCGCCTGATGGCAGCCGGCAAACAGTTCACTTTTTCGCTGTCGGCCCGTCCGATTGATGGGAATGATGCCGATGCAGTTAAAAGCAAACCAGGAGAGAAATCGGTTCTTGAGAAAATAGTCGGCGGCGGCGACGGGCCGCACTCTGTGTATTTTGGATAACGGATACAGGCTCATCAGCACCAGCGTATCGAGGTGGCTGTTATGGTTGGCCGCAATCATTGCGGGACCTGCTTGCGGCAGATTCTGTTTCCCGCGCAGGTTCAAACCAAGCACGATGACCACAATCGGCCTGACGATGAACGCAAAAAACAGGATTTTGAGCAGACGACCCATGTTTTAATAATTCATATAATAGAGAAAGTGAAAAAACAGAGGCGAGGTAAATATCAGGCTGTCGCAGCGATCCAGAATTCCCCCATGACCGGGAATCAGACTGCCGCTGTCTTTGATTTCCAGATCCCGTTTGATCGATGAGATCACCACATCGCCAATAAAGCCGGACACACTGATCAGCAAACCAGCCAGCAGGCTGAAGCGAAATGTGAGCGGCGTTAAGTAGGGACCAAGGAAACCAGAGACGAGCGTAATTGTCAACACGCCGCCTAAAAAGCCTTCCCAGGTTTTGTTAGGACTGACTTTCGGAATAATCTTATGCCTGCCCAGTAACTTGCCCCAGATGTATTGGCAGACGTCGTTGAACTGCGTCATGAACAGCAAAAAGATCACCAGACCAATCCTTCCCGCATCCAGGTTTAATACCGGCAACATCAGCAGATACACAATATGACTGATGCAGAACACGGTGAGCATCACCGCCCAGTGAATGATGCCCGCCGAATGAATAAAGCCTTTCGTTTCACCAATCAGAACCATGCGCATCGGTAACAGTAAAAAGACATACACGGGAATAAAGACGATAAACAACCCGTACCAGCCGATGCTGACCAGATAATATTGAACGGGGATCGCCATATAGGCCCAGAACAGGACGCGTCGATCCGCCTGACGGGTAGGTACAATGGAGAAAAATTCTTTGAGCGCCAGAAAACTGATGAAGGCAAACAAAATGATGGCAGCCGTGTGACTGACGACCAGACAGACAAAAAGAATACCAATCATCCACCACCAGGACTGAATCCGATGTCGCAGCTCGGTAAAATCTTTTTCCGCTTTAACATGCGCCAGAATGAGCCGGCAGGCCGTCGCGGTCAGCAATAAAACCAACACAACCAGCATGGCATAAAACGAATGTGGCGGGATATCCCACATAATCAGGCTTTCCAATATCGACAGGTAGATAAAGAGCAGAAGTGACAGGCCAGGACATCGTTGCAATTCTTGAGCACACAATCTCAAGATCTCATTTTAATTCATTATCAAGAAAAAAGTAGAGTGACTACCCACTAGAGGATTTGATTTATAATAAGATCATTCTTTTTCTGGCATCGATCGGGAAAACAACGGATAATCAAACCTGGTAACCACAGCATTCAAACAATCTACTGA
This window of the Gimesia fumaroli genome carries:
- a CDS encoding arylsulfatase, coding for MVSTLLRHSACILFCLLALVSIRGTSYAEPEKKAPRPNIILIMCDDMGWSDIGCYGGEVQTPHLDQMAREGLRFTQFYNNAVCWTTRASLVTGLYPRYPRPHLNLNMVTLGEVLQQAGYQTALSGKWHLGRTDSTHPVYRGFEDFYGLLDGCCNFFDPYYRDPKYKRGITGDGYRFFAKNTTRITEFPDDFYTTDAFTDHAIQQIKTYSKTDQPFFLHLCYTAPHYPLHAKPKDIAKYKGRYSAGWEALRNERHQRQLKMGLVDPRWKLPARDKESADWEQDKYPRDWQERRMEVYAAMIDCMDQNIGRLMATLKETGMDENTIVMFLSDNGPDASEPGGANPKQIPGPKEYYTTCGPSWAFPQNTPFRRFKTWMHEGGISTPFIVRWPGKIQADTLTKQPAHIIDVMPTCIDLAGTNYPETFQSRKIIPVEGKSILPILKGETRTPHESLFWELRNNQAIRQGKWKLVADRTINRWELYDLEQDRTETNNLAAQYPERVAKMKAAWQSWSEKTGLANQKHQRGKQIP
- a CDS encoding DUF1559 domain-containing protein, with translation MYLKHLQRRGFTLIELLVVIAIIAILIALLLPAVQQAREAARRSTCKNNLKQIGLGLHNYNETHTVFPFSTVCRVNAASTAPAATSNTRQGWFHMLLPFVDQAPLYNTITPRIQGNQFPGGWPEATTRVPLFSCPSDPKAGKISQQGFHGNYLLCSGSTAQGTTSNPTYPKLNGMFYNISSTRIRDVVDGTSNTIMGSEINIAEDSISAQGAGNVVCGGTHDLRGRYHNSYHNGGLTFTTIRPPNTPTGDLAQYCNGTEDAPCRACGSENNEIHARSRHEGGVHVLLADGAVRFVSENIDTNTFQHLGTREGKETIGEF
- a CDS encoding phosphatidate cytidylyltransferase, which produces MWDIPPHSFYAMLVVLVLLLTATACRLILAHVKAEKDFTELRHRIQSWWWMIGILFVCLVVSHTAAIILFAFISFLALKEFFSIVPTRQADRRVLFWAYMAIPVQYYLVSIGWYGLFIVFIPVYVFLLLPMRMVLIGETKGFIHSAGIIHWAVMLTVFCISHIVYLLMLPVLNLDAGRIGLVIFLLFMTQFNDVCQYIWGKLLGRHKIIPKVSPNKTWEGFLGGVLTITLVSGFLGPYLTPLTFRFSLLAGLLISVSGFIGDVVISSIKRDLEIKDSGSLIPGHGGILDRCDSLIFTSPLFFHFLYYMNY
- a CDS encoding lysophospholipid acyltransferase family protein; amino-acid sequence: MGRLLKILFFAFIVRPIVVIVLGLNLRGKQNLPQAGPAMIAANHNSHLDTLVLMSLYPLSKIHRVRPVAAADYFLKNRFLSWFAFNCIGIIPINRTGRQRKSELFAGCHQALDQGEILILFPEGSRGNPEELSELKRGIYHIVHDRTDTRVTPVMMHGLGRALPRGEALLVPFNCDVIIGNELPDAETAEQLVNGIKESFLELQKYCITCWQA